The window AGTTATAACTTTCCTCATGACTTTAAATCCTTCAATGCTAGCTCCCAAAGCTATGAACAAgtacatgaatttattattctcattgcAATGCACATATGATCTTGTACCATGATTAACCTTCTCTAACATGTGCAGATAACATCGCAGCATCTTGTAGCTTTCTTCTGGGCTACCTTTCAAATCAGTAACAGCTTGATTTTTCCCTCTCAACGCCGTGGAATATGATATATCAACACCTAATTTTGTCTTGACAAGATCCATGATAATTTTCGGAGGTGGAGTTTCCATTTGCCCTGGATAATCACCATGTAAAAGAGAAGCAACTAATTTTGGAGTGCCTTGTCTCTTACTGTTGCTTGAACTTTGACTAGCCCGAGAGCATGTATGCATCTTGTTGTGCCTTCTAATCGAGAAAATATCTGTATCTCGAATCCTACCACCTCGTAAACCCCAGTTACATccttctttaggacatttgaccACATAACGCACCTTGTCCGACTTTactatttcaaaactaaaacagttagcgaatgaagctctatccaccacatcttgcaatgccttcttgtttggaaattcTTGAAGTTTAGTCAGATCCAAACCGTCATCCCATGGTTCAATATACTTACCCGGTTCTACAACAGGGCGTGGCTCAGTAtattcatcaccttcatcacGTGATTCAGCTTCACCCTCTTTATTAGAATCACCCTctacagccttttctttgcctacGTAGACAACAATGGCGTTAGGTCCGATTTCACCATCCTTCGcatgttggttttcaaagttcatacCGACAGAACTTTGGTCCACTATGGGCATTGTGGGCACTGTGGGCGCTATGGGAACTTGCTCAGGCTGAGGCTCAGAAGGGATgacattcacaaacaacatacatcttcgcttctcataattaacagagtctagataaacattaacatcctcatcatcattaagctCACAATGCTCAACTGTTTCTACCAGTAGTGGCTTGTAGCTCAGCTGCAACTGAACGTTACTTTCAACAAACCCAATCTTCCTTTGTATCCttgcttttaacatcaacaatgttatattcctcttgaacattatactatacatgcgtccttcaaatttaaaatgtagGCTGACGTTCTCGCATATTGTATCCTGCCAaaccaaccaatataaaaaaatcataattagtactactactagttttactagttttactaaataTACCCTTATTACCAGTTTCACCACATTCTCTCTCTCCTATCAAAATCGACTCGAATGGTAAACGAGTTCTAATCGAAAGCCAAATCCATTTCTTATCTAATAGATAGCTCAATCGACCAATAAACCTTTGTAAAACACCCAATGTGCTAAGCTTTCTTCGATCTAAATCCAATTgaatttctgaatttacaaatcaaaaacaatttcaaCAAAAAGCTACTCTAATGAGAAGTAACGCACCTGcattttgaagaacaacttgatTCAAGTCGAGTTGGTGAAGAACGACAGCAGTAGGAGCTCCGACGACGGAAGAATAGCCGGCGGCTGGGTTGAGAGGTGAGTAACCAGGTCGGGTTTCTCGGGTTGAAAGAGAGCTCCGACGAACAACTTGATTCAACTCGATTTGGTTAATAACGACAGCAGTGGGAGCTCCGACGTCGGAAGAATCGCCGGCGGCTAGAATGAGAACTTACTTGTCGGGTTTCTCTCGGGTCGAAAGAGAGATgggttcattttttttcaaaaaaatttaatctaaatcaATTAAATTGTAAGGCTAAAATGGTCTCACCACCTCTTATTAGAAAAAGTGAGGGTATAAAGAATACAGAGGGAGATAAGAGATTTGTTTTACTCTAAGAGAGAGTTTTGAGATGTTTACTCGtcaatttctagggtttggaGATCCCTCTGTCTCTCCCAAGGACTACAATTTCCAAGAAATTCTACATCGACTATTATATAAAGAGGTCTTTTGGCAATATAGTATTACTATTATACTACACTatactaaaagaaaacaatccaaaattaaaaaattctaaataatgAGTTTAAACGATATTAATAACCAACCAAAACAAAGCTTTGATCAATATGTTGAATTATATGTACATAATAATTACATCTCTTAGCATAATTAAGATgagacaaaacaagaagaagagttcaGGTGATGCTGGATCATACTAAACACAAATGGTAATTAGACttctttaaagaaaaagaaaaaaagaataaaaccaGATGTCGGTAGCCATTATCAAACATAAATGGTAgataaaaatgttttgaaaaaaaaggaaaaggttaAACCCTAcgctatttttaataatatattgacATCGTCTTTCTCACAACATAGTTTGCTTTGGAATGTAAAAATCAATACCAAATTagtaattaaagaaaagagGTAGAGAATTAACCTCGTGAGATGAAACAATATATACTAGTAGTATATAGTAtaagaaaaaaggttttaacttttaaggcCAAGGGGAATGATGAAGAATGAAGCATGCTTTGTCCGTACAGTCCAAAATCTTTGTCGGAGACGATGTGTCGTTTCTTCTCAAATTATATTCTCTTCCTAATGTTATGTTTCATcgatcttattttctttataataactaaatattatacatattatagCTGTTCTcgttttccatttttaatagagtagatataattttgtttgtttttaaacagCGACATTAGTTTTTGCATAACAAGCAACTGAATTTTCTCTAACTAGATTTGGAGACATTTTAATATATCGGATTCTAAAGATGTGTCTTATGGATTCTAAAGATGTGTCTTACTTACTGATTTATCGtagtttttaggtgtttttagttatgatataaattttatttatagaatctttttggtgtttttagagtttttttgaatatttgcaGGTTTATGTACGTTTTGGacttatttgtaaattttggaGCATTTTGGAGCACCGGGAGGAACAATGCTGAGAAAACGAACTTAGAGAGCAGAATTGGTGTGGTGCATTGATTGATGCAGACCCTGTGTCGAGCGACACGTTAATCTGACGACAATTGAAAATTCCATCTttttgaagttcataaaatttccaaattcgGCCCAAAAATTCTCCTTATTTACAATTAAGGTCAAATTCGTGTTTTACAGTATAAATAAGTTTTAAGGTCATTTTTTAGacatatgctttatttttgcaaaaccctgaaagatttttaaagagtttttggAAAGAACAATCAAGACTCCTTGGGAGAAGATTCAAAACTCCTTtactttttcttctaattttttgtgcaatttattcaaatttttttttttatcatcaatgatgtatgagtagtttgcttgttaggtctAGGGATTCTCATAGagtttttttatggttttttagaTCTGTTGATTTCTTGGGATTCTTATTAttctgtgatcttcatctttgattgttcttcatattaattcttgattgatcacctagaattaatactataggaaaataaattgatatgagaatataattgattttcctgataaaatctttgataagcaaaattattttttgcaaaGAAATTTGAATTAGTGAATTTGTGAACTAATCTAAACTTggttttattgctggttttaacttgaattttacaaagaggtttagattttcgggttttaaacttagataatatttgcagtgagaactgttttgttttacaatagGGTTTAGAGTtaaagatctgattttaattgattgaatcctgatttattgattgatttggtATTGCAGAATTTCTTGAGATTATTCCATAGGCCTAGCTTTTGTTCCATCTGAATTTAcacaactttaatttatttttgcattgccttttaatttaattcaaattattctatttagcataattaaaaattattaagtcTATTGTGTAATTTTGAGTTCTGtgaattcgacccctagagtattacaactgtaAGGCTATTAGTATTATTAGACtaaatcaaattttggcgccgttgctggggactcttttgattcaccattagattaacaTCTTTGATttagtataaatttttattttcattttactaATAcgctttttgtttcttttttcgtGTGTGTTTAAGGTATATGCCTCCTAAGCCTAACACCAAGAACAATAAAACTGGTCCGATTGTGAAGCTTACGAACCAATAGTtgggacaactagagcgtgagaacagaaaaacAGCAAAATCTTCAAAGATGGTCAATCCAATCATTCTGAGATTTGATGAGGCTGGAGTtctgagggatcaagagggtcataTGCGCCACGAgcaaggccagaaacttgatgctgaagggaGAGTGATTCCTAAAGAAATCGTTGTTGTCGACGAGAATgcacattgcatcgatcgacgctgAGGTgacatcgatcgacgcaacctcGATCGATACTGGTGCGGATGGAGCTGGAGTGAATGGAAACAATCCGCATAATGTTCAGGGTCGACGGGACAataatggagagcttgtcagactcttgcggacttcaacagaccagactttgaggatatagtcatGATTGTGTCTCCTCCATTTATGAGGAATGATTTTGaactgaagcctgcctacttttctcttgttggacaaagatattttcaaaatttgccacatgagaagcctctggaccatattgagcactttgaggatatagtcacaagcattAAGGCAAATGGAGTAACATGggactatctctactgcaaggttttcccctactctcttgttGGAGAAGCATCTCACTGGCTAAGGCAGCTCAAACCGGGATCTCTAAAGATCTTGCATGACATCAAAGTTGCATTCCTTAACTACTTCTACGATGATGTGATGTTCGATGATCTGAGAATTAAGCTTTCTGCGTTTAAACAAGGACCAGCTGAGTCTTACAAAGCAGCTTGAGTGAGGTTTAAAGCTTACCAGAGAGAGATTGCCCGCATTATGGTTTCTCATATGTGCAGTTGATTGATATTTTCTTCAGGGATtgactggaggtatcagatggttttggatgctgctagtgatggaaacttcaagacaaggtatccAGATGAGGCTGAATAGTTGATTGAAAGGTTTGCTTCAAACAACAATATGAAGAATGCTGATCTAGAGCGGAAGATATTGCATGAAGGCTATGATTCAAATCAGCTAGCTAAAGTGAATGCCAAGCTGGAtacagtgcacaatcttcttgtgggaaagaagtctgttgaatttgctgctgaggttgagacatttgagccagagccatAGACTACAGAAGAGGATGTCagctatgtgtatggagctgggtatcagggacagaagtt is drawn from Camelina sativa cultivar DH55 chromosome 1, Cs, whole genome shotgun sequence and contains these coding sequences:
- the LOC104710991 gene encoding uncharacterized protein LOC104710991, coding for MQDTICENVSLHFKFEGRMYSIMFKRNITLLMLKARIQRKIGFVESNVQLQLSYKPLLVETVEHCELNDDEDVNVYLDSVNYEKRRCMLFVNVIPSEPQPEQVPIAPTVPTMPIVDQSSVGMNFENQHAKDGEIGPNAIVVYVGKEKAVEGDSNKEGEAESRDEGDEYTEPRPVVEPGKYIEPWDDGLDLTKLQEFPNKKALQDVVDRASFANCFSFEIVKSDKVRYVVKCPKEGCNWGLRGGRIRDTDIFSIRRHNKMHTCSRASQSSSNSKRQGTPKLVASLLHGDYPGQMETPPPKIIMDLVKTKLGVDISYSTALRGKNQAVTDLKGSPEESYKMLRCYLHMLEKVNHGTRSYVHCNENNKFMYLFIALGASIEGFKVMRKVITMDATFLKNGYKGVLVFASAQDPNRHHYPLAFGVLDGENDASWNWFLEMLKTVVGDSSEIVFMTDRNTSLITAIANVYPLAHHGFCIWHLSQNVKGYARNVNKDVVAWRFMECSRFYTVAEFNIAYASFTTRYPSAAKYLEESTQKERWARCVFPGDRYNLDTSNCVESLNSVFKDARRYSLIPMLDAILKKFSEWFNEHRKDVVSGSVANKLVPLVENYLHDLWATAEKLKVIELNGFELEYNVIDSDGKPYLVKLRLRSCSCRFFDIQKYPCVHALASFITFQKYGGKDIELHELCSKYYWTELWAIAYCRTIYLVPDKSRWDVLDEVQDMQIMPPNRKIKGGRKKTKRYASAGEKRPKTRPRTQNKRRRRQGLQWLLFGDNVHV